The following nucleotide sequence is from Bradyrhizobium roseum.
TGCGCTGTGCGGCGGCGAGACCTGGACGCGGGTGGGACGGTAGATTCTCCGCTACGGCACCTGCATCAGGCCGCCATCGCCTTCAGCGCCGTCGCCGCCGACGCATATCCGCCGCGCGCGCCGTCGATGAAGTGGACGTGATCGCTACGCATCACCGAGGGCGTGAAGCAAGTCATCATCGCGGCGTCTTGCCGGTGCAGGCCGTAGCGCACGATCCGCTCCGATGCCGCCTTCGCCAGCAGGTCCGCCAGCGCTTGCTGCATCTCCTCGGTGCAGTCGAGGATCATCCGCAGGCCGTCGTCATATTTGCGGAAGTCGGAATTCTCAATCACCTGCTGCACGTAATTCTTCGGCACGAATTTGCCGACCTTGATGCCGAAGCGCATCACGACATAGGCCCACAGCGTCACCGCGAGCACGACACCGCGCCGTTTCAGCAGCGGCCCGCCGCGGGCGGCGCGCGCTTCATACTCGACGCCGGCCGGCGGCCAGCGCAGCGGCGGCCCGCCCGGCGGTACTGGCCGGCCGGCATCCGGAGATTGTTCGGCCAGGCGGATGATGTCCTCGATCACCTTGCGGAAACGATGCGGATCGGCGCCGCCGGCTGGCACCACCAGCACCGACAGGATGAGCCCGCGCGTGGTCGGAATTTCCTCAAACCGGCACGACAGTCCGGACAGATCGGGCTGCGTGCCGGGCGGCGCCGCCGGCACCGCGAACGCGCCGCGCTTCATCGCGGCGTCCGCCCAGCCCAGACCACCGCCGGAAAACATCGCATAGGACAGGTTGGGTGACGGCCCGAATCGGGCCACGCGCACATCGAGGCCCTGCGCCCGGATGTCTTTGACCGGCACCAGCGCCACGCGCATGGAAAGATTGAGACTCTCCTCGACCCAGGTCGCGGTCGCCGCCAACGCATCGCGCGCCCGCTCGAGATCGCCGGGCGACACCGCAAAGCTGGCGCCATCGCCACCGAACACGAACGGAAATTCGCGCCCTTCGAGCGCGTTGGCGACAGCGGCGATGACCGAGGCACCGGCCATGTTGACCGCCTTGTAGCGCTGGTTGGCGATCGCCCTGGTCGATTCCACGATATCGGCGACGCCGACCGCCCAGTCGTCCGGCAACGGCGAATACATCGCCGGGTCCATCAGGCTGGCAAAGCCACGAAAGACCGGAATCGCGCCGTAGAAGATGTCGGTGCCGTCAAGCGTCGTCATGGCGATGCGGCCGCCCCTAGTTCGAGGTTTCTAGCAGATACGGCCGAACTTTTAATTGGGTTCGCGACAGATCGTCCTATCCCTTCACGATCCCGCGCAGCACCAGCGCGTTGAGCCGGTTGGCAAACGCCGCCGGGTCCTCCGGCAACTCGCCGTCGAGGATCTGCGCCTGCTCCAGCAGCAGGAACGACAGGTCCTTGGCCGCGTCCTTGTCGCCGGCGATCGCCGAGACCAGGGGATGGCGCATGTTGACCTCGAGGATCGGCTTGGTGGTGGGCGCCTTGTTCTGCATCGCCAGCAGGCGTTCCAGCATGCGGTCATGCGCGCCGCCGCCGGCGACCAGGCATGACGCGCTCGCGGTCAGCCGCTGCGAGGCGCGGACGTCGGAGACGCGTTCGCCGAGCGCGTCCTTGATCAGCGCAATCGTCGTGTCTTGATCCGCGGTTGCCTCGTCCCGCTTGTCCTCGGCCTTGTCGTCCAGCAGCGGAATCAGGCCAAAATCGATGTCGCCCTGGCTCAGCGACTTCAGCGGCTTGCCGCCGAAATCGAGCGGCGCGGAGGTCCAGAATGCATCGACCGGATCGGTCAGCAGCAGCACTTCGATGCCGCGCGCCGTCGCGGATTCCAGTTTCGGGTTGGCCTTCAACCGTTCGACGCTTTCGCCGGTGAGATAATAGATGTCGGTCTGGTTCGGCTTGAGGTCCTCGACATATTGCTTGAGCGAGCGCTTCTCACCTTTGGTCGTGGTGAAGCGCGAGAGGCCCAGCAGTTTCTCGCGACGCTCAAAATCCTCCCAGATGCCTTCCTTGATCACGGGGCCGAACGCGTCCCAGATCTTGGCGAACGTCTCCGGCTCCTTGTCGCCGAGGCTTTCCAGCTCCGAAATCACGCGGCCGGTGACGGCCTTGCGGATCTGGCTGAGCTGCGGGTTATTCTGCAGCATCTCGCGCGAAATGTTGAGCGGCAGGTCCTCGCTGTCGATCACGCCGCGGATGAAGCGCAAATAGGCCGGCAGGATCTCGGCGTCGTCGGCGATGAAGACGCGGCGGACATAGAGCTTGACCTTGCCCTTGCGCGCCTGGTCGAACAGGTCGAACGGCTTGTTCGACGGCGCGAACAGCAGCACCGCATAGGACTGCCGGCCCTCGGCGCGGTAATGCAGCGTCATCGCCGGCTCGTCGAAGGCGCCCGCGATCTGCTGATAGGCCTGCTTGTAGTCCTCCGGCGTCAGATCGGACTTGGACCGCTGCCACAGCGCGCTGGCCGAATTGATCTGGCGCGGCTCGCCCTCCTCCGGCACCAGTTCGATCGGGAACTGGATGTTGTCGGACCAGGCGCGAACGATGCGTTCGATCTCGTGGGTCTCGATATATTTCGCCGCGTCCTTTTTCAGGTGCAGCACGATCTCGGTGCCGCGCGTGATGCGGGCGGCGTCCTCTTCGCTGGCCTGCGCGATTTCAAACCCGCTGCCGCCCGAGGACGACCAGACGAAGACCTGGTCCGAGCCGGCGCGGCGGCTGGTCACCACGATGCGATCGGCCACCATGAACGCCGCATAGAAGCCGACGCCAAACTGGCCGATCAGGTTGCTGCCGTCCTTGGCCTCGGTCAGGCGGGAGAGAAAGGATTTGGTGCCGGAGCGCGCAATGGTGCCGAGATTGTCGATCAGTTCCTGCCGGTCCATGCCGATGCCGGTATCGACGACGGTCAACGTATCGGCCTTCTTGTTCGGCACGATGCGAATTTTGGGCGGCGCGCCGTCGGTGATCAGATCGGGCGCTGATATTGCCTCATAGCGCAGCTTGTCGCAGGCGTCCGATGCGTTGGAAATCAGCTCGCGCAGGAAGATGTCGGTCTCGGAATAAACCGAGTGCACCATCAGGTTCAGGAGTTCGGCGACCTCGGCCTGGAACGGCTGGGATTCGGGGGCGGTGGTGGTTGTCATCAGGGGCTCGCAAGGAACAGGGCTAAACCAAAGCCCTGATATAGCGATACCATCTGGGGTGGCAAGATTGAGCCGCTCCGTAACCCTATGCCCGCCCCCTCACCGCTCAACGAAAGCGCGCTGGAATTGATCCATGATGGGCTTGGACAGGTAGCTCAGCATGGTCCGGCTGCCGGTCTGCATGAATACCTCGGCCGGCATGCCCGACATCAGCTGAAGCCCGGCAAGCAGGCGGCGCTCCTCCTCAGGCAGCATGATCCGGACCGTGAAATAGGATGTACCGGTCTGCGGGTCCTTCGTGGTATCGGGCGAAATGAATGAGACCTGCCCCTTCAATTGCGGCGTCACGCGCTGGTTGAAAGCGGAGAAGCGGACAAAGGCCTGCTGGCCCTTTCGCACCTGGTCGATGTCGTTGGGCTGCAGTTTGGCCTCGATCTGCAAATCGTCGGAATCCGGCACCACCTCCATCACGGCATCGCCGGCGCGGATCACGCCGCCGATGGTGTGTGCGTTCAACTGATGGACCACGCCCGACGTCGGCGCGCGCATCTCGATGCGCTCGAGTATGTCGCGCG
It contains:
- the htpG gene encoding molecular chaperone HtpG yields the protein MMTTTTAPESQPFQAEVAELLNLMVHSVYSETDIFLRELISNASDACDKLRYEAISAPDLITDGAPPKIRIVPNKKADTLTVVDTGIGMDRQELIDNLGTIARSGTKSFLSRLTEAKDGSNLIGQFGVGFYAAFMVADRIVVTSRRAGSDQVFVWSSSGGSGFEIAQASEEDAARITRGTEIVLHLKKDAAKYIETHEIERIVRAWSDNIQFPIELVPEEGEPRQINSASALWQRSKSDLTPEDYKQAYQQIAGAFDEPAMTLHYRAEGRQSYAVLLFAPSNKPFDLFDQARKGKVKLYVRRVFIADDAEILPAYLRFIRGVIDSEDLPLNISREMLQNNPQLSQIRKAVTGRVISELESLGDKEPETFAKIWDAFGPVIKEGIWEDFERREKLLGLSRFTTTKGEKRSLKQYVEDLKPNQTDIYYLTGESVERLKANPKLESATARGIEVLLLTDPVDAFWTSAPLDFGGKPLKSLSQGDIDFGLIPLLDDKAEDKRDEATADQDTTIALIKDALGERVSDVRASQRLTASASCLVAGGGAHDRMLERLLAMQNKAPTTKPILEVNMRHPLVSAIAGDKDAAKDLSFLLLEQAQILDGELPEDPAAFANRLNALVLRGIVKG
- a CDS encoding DUF3095 domain-containing protein gives rise to the protein MTTLDGTDIFYGAIPVFRGFASLMDPAMYSPLPDDWAVGVADIVESTRAIANQRYKAVNMAGASVIAAVANALEGREFPFVFGGDGASFAVSPGDLERARDALAATATWVEESLNLSMRVALVPVKDIRAQGLDVRVARFGPSPNLSYAMFSGGGLGWADAAMKRGAFAVPAAPPGTQPDLSGLSCRFEEIPTTRGLILSVLVVPAGGADPHRFRKVIEDIIRLAEQSPDAGRPVPPGGPPLRWPPAGVEYEARAARGGPLLKRRGVVLAVTLWAYVVMRFGIKVGKFVPKNYVQQVIENSDFRKYDDGLRMILDCTEEMQQALADLLAKAASERIVRYGLHRQDAAMMTCFTPSVMRSDHVHFIDGARGGYASAATALKAMAA